The window TCATTGTAATGAAGCCATTGAAAGGTAATCCGACTCTGCGTTTGTTACGTCTGGTATTGCGACGATTCAATCGTCTCGAACTACTGATCCAAAACAATTCTCGACCTTTACCCGATGACCTGATCGACACTCCGGCAGTCCGCATGCTTACCCGGATGTCCGACCGTACCCTCTCTCGTCGTCGGAGCGACGGCACGATCCCTTATGTCAAGCACGGCGGCAAAATCTATTACAGCAGATCGCGCGTTCTCGAAGCCCTCCGGAATGAACCCAACACCACATCAACTAATAAAGTAAAGAAGTCATGAAAAAGATGATTCTTATCGAGCGAAGCAAATTCGCTCTGCTCGTTCGCAGCCACATGAAAGCCTCAAACATGCTCCTCGTATTGCAGCATGTCTGCCGGGAGCGCCGTATTTCTCTTTCGATGACGCAGGAGGAAGTCTGCCAGCTCATCCGACTCGATCCGGATTTCGTCGAGAAATACAAACGTCGCGGAAAACTCTGTCCCGTCGAAGATCAGGATGGCAAGCAATATTATAATGTACTGGATTTCATTAATCTGAAAGACATGCAGGAGAGTAAGCGTATCTTCTATCAGACAATGGAACAGGCAGTGCCGGATACGGCGATTACGATTGATCGGGAATAACCACTCAAATTCAACGAGGCTGCCTAACAAATTTTAGACAGCCTCGCTTTTTTATAACTTCGGCCCCTTGGCCTTCACGTTCGTCGCGGGTCGCACGAGAAGAATATGATTGCGGATAAAGTCCGATTCGGGCGGAGGCACGACGTGCTCCCGTTCTTCCGGCGGTTCTTCTTGGCTCCCGGATGCCGTAGAAAGCGACTCTGCCTTCGACGGTTTGACGACCTCGTCCACCACCTCCGCGTTTTCGATCTTCAGCCCATTGCCGTTATTTGCTGTTTTCGCCTGCATCTCCTGCTGCTTCTGTGCGATGTCGAGTTGAATCTTCCGGGTCAGCGACTCTGCCTCGGCCTTGAGCCGCTTCAACTCCTCCTCTTTGGGCCATACGGCTGCGATCTGTTGCTCGAAGGTCGGAATGTCGCGGGTGAATTGCTTCTTCTCTTTCTCGTAGGTCGCCATCAGTGACGGTATCGTGTCGAGCGCCCGGATGAAGTTCATTGCCGCGGTTTTCGGCTCCGCAGCCAGATGCCCGTTGTTGAACGTATACTTGATGCCGTCCAACCCTTCGACCATGAATTTATTGACTGTAAGCGCCAGCCCGTCTTTCTGCATCCGCTCGGTGCGGACGAGAATGCGGAAATCGAACAGCGTGCCGATTTTCTGGTAATCGTCGCCGGTATTTACCGTGCGGTCGATCTCCACGAGGCGTTTGCCATGGGCGACAATATCTGTGGATTCCACGCCGTCGATTCGCAGGGGATTGGCCCGCTTGCCTTTGGCGTCCGGCGGCGCCACCTCGTTGATATAGTCCCAGTCGCGTTTCAGACGTTCGAGCATCGCATCCCGTCGTCCGATCTCCGCCGTGTAGCGTTGCAGTTGGCTCTGCGCCTCGTGCCGGGTGCGCATGAAGATCGTCTGCTCGCTCTCCAGCGCCGCGATCCTGCCTTCGAGCTTGGCTTTTTGCAGCAGGTCGGTATTTCCCGACACCACGGCCATCCACTCCGCGAAGTTCATCCCCGAATCCTCGCTGATGGCCCCCTCGTCCAGCCGCCGCGCACCTAACCGGTTGCGCTTGAGCTGGTCGATGAACTGCTGTTTGTTGTGCAGCAGATTCAATTTGTAGGCATCGAGCGTGCGCAGAACGGCATAGACATAGGCTTTGACTTTATTGCCGGCATACTCCTTGGCGACTATGTTGCCTTTCCGTGCGCCGCGGCCGTTGCGCTGTTCCAGATCCATCGGCCGCCACGGAATGTCGAGGTGGTGCATGCAGACGATTCGTTTCTGGGCATTGACTCCCGTTCCGAGTTTTTGCGTCGAGCCGAAGAGCACCCGGATTTTCCCGTCGTTCATGGCGTCGAACATCGCCTGCCGCACCTTGTCGCTCGCGGCTTCCTGTACGAAGCGGATCTCCTGCGCCGGAATACCGTGGTCTTCGACCAGTTTGCGTTTGATCTCCGAATAGACGTTCCAGATGCCGGGTTTATAGGTCGAGAGGTCGCAGAAAACCATCTGCGTGCCTTTCTGATCTTCGTATCGCCGATAGTATTCAGCGATGTTGGCGGCACTGCGGCTGGCCTTGTTGCCCGGTGAATCCGCATACGCAGGACTTATCAGCCGCATGTCGAGCGAGAGCTTGTTGGAGTACATCGTCACCAACAGCATCAGGGCTTTGACCTCCCCGTCGCTCAGGTCGGCGCGTCCGATATGTTCGGGATCTCCCGTCTTGGCGAAGAGCACCAGCTTGTCCAAAAATGCCTGCTGATCGTCGGTCATAGGTATCTGGCATAGCTCCTCGTCCAGCTCGGGACGGTCGATTCCCACGTCTGCGGCCGTGCGGTAGTCGGTAATCTCGTTGTAGAACATGGCCAATTCCGGAACCTTGATGAAATAGCGGAAACGCTCTTTGGAGATCACTTCGTTGGTCACCGAAAACTCGAACTCCGATGTTTTCTGCGCGAATACCGCGGCCCACGCATCGAAGCAGGGAATGTCCTGCCGCTCCAGCTCTTTGGGACGCAGATACTTGAACAGCAGATACAGCTCCGTCAGGGAGTTGGCAATGGTCGTTCCCGAAAGGAACGTCGCGCCGAGATCGCGCCCCGTGCGCTGCTGAATGGTGCGGATGGCGTACAGCAAATTCATGGCCTTCTTACTGCCGTCGGTATTTCCCAGTCCCGACACACGGCTGTGGCGGGTGTTGAACATCAGATTCTTGAAGTTGTGCGATTCA of the Alistipes senegalensis JC50 genome contains:
- a CDS encoding helicase-related protein — its product is MDAFGIENHGYSPLISQKYVVKGDFEVYDGMDLLHHAMLNTLPNINKDGGKDEHGKTIRIPDFEARQKADTLITEIRQAFVEWLHAQPDDFKERLTDLYNRKFNCYVRPRYDGSHQQFPGLDLRGLGIDDLYPSQKDAIWMIKQNGGGICDHEVGTGKTLIMCVAAYEMHRLGLARKPMIIGIKANIHEIARTFRAAYPNARLLYPGKEDFTPENRLRIFSDIKNNNWDCIILTHEQFGKIPQSAEVQQRILRQEMDDIDENLASYEKQGGHVDGWILRGLEKRKENLDAKLHELQETIDAQKDDTVDFQQMGIDHLFVDESHNFKNLMFNTRHSRVSGLGNTDGSKKAMNLLYAIRTIQQRTGRDLGATFLSGTTIANSLTELYLLFKYLRPKELERQDIPCFDAWAAVFAQKTSEFEFSVTNEVISKERFRYFIKVPELAMFYNEITDYRTAADVGIDRPELDEELCQIPMTDDQQAFLDKLVLFAKTGDPEHIGRADLSDGEVKALMLLVTMYSNKLSLDMRLISPAYADSPGNKASRSAANIAEYYRRYEDQKGTQMVFCDLSTYKPGIWNVYSEIKRKLVEDHGIPAQEIRFVQEAASDKVRQAMFDAMNDGKIRVLFGSTQKLGTGVNAQKRIVCMHHLDIPWRPMDLEQRNGRGARKGNIVAKEYAGNKVKAYVYAVLRTLDAYKLNLLHNKQQFIDQLKRNRLGARRLDEGAISEDSGMNFAEWMAVVSGNTDLLQKAKLEGRIAALESEQTIFMRTRHEAQSQLQRYTAEIGRRDAMLERLKRDWDYINEVAPPDAKGKRANPLRIDGVESTDIVAHGKRLVEIDRTVNTGDDYQKIGTLFDFRILVRTERMQKDGLALTVNKFMVEGLDGIKYTFNNGHLAAEPKTAAMNFIRALDTIPSLMATYEKEKKQFTRDIPTFEQQIAAVWPKEEELKRLKAEAESLTRKIQLDIAQKQQEMQAKTANNGNGLKIENAEVVDEVVKPSKAESLSTASGSQEEPPEEREHVVPPPESDFIRNHILLVRPATNVKAKGPKL